One Pullulanibacillus sp. KACC 23026 DNA segment encodes these proteins:
- a CDS encoding manganese catalase family protein: MTETKKAIPTAPATILNVLTILKVVSSCFSHIGRLVFDSAGSPFTANYINSVGDLMVNIQSDLGAELRARKVYEELHRHVEDPGAREMFDFLIQREEAHATLFKEAVERIQDTQGGFDPAFRDKQYAKLYPELSAGGPGPDVFKSLNAGIITGPFSGNPDTDTFGGLNPPVQ; encoded by the coding sequence ATGACTGAAACGAAGAAGGCCATTCCGACTGCACCAGCTACCATTCTCAATGTATTGACCATCTTAAAAGTTGTTTCGAGTTGCTTTTCCCATATAGGCAGACTAGTGTTTGATTCCGCCGGCTCGCCTTTTACTGCAAATTATATAAATTCTGTTGGAGATCTCATGGTCAACATTCAATCAGATCTGGGAGCGGAATTACGTGCTCGTAAAGTTTACGAGGAACTTCATCGTCATGTAGAAGATCCAGGAGCCCGTGAAATGTTTGACTTCCTTATTCAGCGTGAAGAAGCTCATGCAACTTTATTTAAGGAAGCTGTCGAAAGAATCCAGGATACACAAGGGGGCTTTGATCCCGCTTTTCGTGATAAACAATACGCTAAGCTTTATCCTGAACTTTCAGCAGGAGGACCTGGACCAGATGTCTTTAAAAGTTTAAATGCAGGAATCATAACAGGGCCTTTTTCAGGGAATCCCGATACAGATACATTTGGCGGTCTCAATCCTCCAGTTCAATAA